GCCGGTGCGCATGCGGCGCGGTCACGCTCGAAATCGCCGGGGAACCGCTGGCCACGCGCCAGTGCTGGTGCCGCCAGTGCCAGCGGCTTGGGGCCGGCGGCCCCACGCATAACGCGATCTTCCAGGGCGATGACGTGGTGGTATCGGGCACGCTGGCCTCGTCCGACTGGAAGGCGGCCAGCGGCAACACGCTGACCTTCTCGTTCTGCCCGTCCTGCGGCACGCAGGTCTATGGGCAAAGCTCGGCGCGGATGCACTTGAAGACGGTGCGCTTCGGCGTGCTCGACCAGCCGCACGGCCTGCGCCCGGAGATGGTGATCTGGACGGACGACGCCCCCGCCTGGGCACAGATCGATCCCGCGCTCGAACAATGGCCGGCGCAACCGCCCGCTCCACCGCAACCACCGGCGGCCTGACGGCGTTGCACGGAAACCTGCCCCACTCTTCCGGACGAGATGGCGTGCCGCATACACGGTTCGCCGCCATCCGTGCGCGACTGGAAGCGATCCATCCGCGTCCGGGTCTTCCGGCATGGCTGTTCGAGTTCCTGCTGTTCGGCTTCAAGCAGGGATGGGCCTGCCTGTTCGGCGGGCTGATGCTGGGAATGCTGTTCCTTACGCACCAGTTTTGGCCCGCGAACGCCCCGATCGCCCGGTATGACGCGCTCACGCTGGGCGCCCTGGTCATTCAGGCAGGAATGCTGGCGTTCCGGCTGGAGACACTGGAGGAGGCCAAGGTCATTCTGGCCTTCCACATCGTCGGCACGGTGATGGAACTGTTCAAGACCGCCGTAGGATCGTGGCAGTACCCGGAGCCCAGCCTGTTGCGCATCGGCGGCGTACCCCTGTTTTCTGGTTTCATGTACGCCGCCGTCGGCAGCTATATAGCGCGGGTCTGGCGCATCTTCGATTTTCGCTTCGACCGCTACCCGGCGCGGTGGTTAACCGTGCTACTCGCGGCCGCGATCTATGTGAACTTCTTTACCCATCACTGGCTGCCGGACATCCGCCCCGTGTTATTTGCCGCGATGGCGCTGCTGTTCCTGCGCACGCGCATCTGGTTCCGCGTGTGGCGCGCCGATCGCTGGATGCCCCTGCTGCTCGGCTGGTTTCTGGTGGCCGCGTTCATCTGGTTCGCCGAGAACATCGCCACGTTTTCGCGCGCATGGATCTATCCGAGCCAGACCAATGGCTGGTCGATGGTGGGGCCATCCAAGCTGGGCGCATGGTATCTGCTAATGTATATTTCGTTCGTGCTGGTCGCGGCGCTTCATCGCCCGCGG
The Novosphingobium sp. EMRT-2 genome window above contains:
- a CDS encoding GFA family protein yields the protein MTYTGRCACGAVTLEIAGEPLATRQCWCRQCQRLGAGGPTHNAIFQGDDVVVSGTLASSDWKAASGNTLTFSFCPSCGTQVYGQSSARMHLKTVRFGVLDQPHGLRPEMVIWTDDAPAWAQIDPALEQWPAQPPAPPQPPAA
- a CDS encoding DUF817 domain-containing protein, translating into MPHTRFAAIRARLEAIHPRPGLPAWLFEFLLFGFKQGWACLFGGLMLGMLFLTHQFWPANAPIARYDALTLGALVIQAGMLAFRLETLEEAKVILAFHIVGTVMELFKTAVGSWQYPEPSLLRIGGVPLFSGFMYAAVGSYIARVWRIFDFRFDRYPARWLTVLLAAAIYVNFFTHHWLPDIRPVLFAAMALLFLRTRIWFRVWRADRWMPLLLGWFLVAAFIWFAENIATFSRAWIYPSQTNGWSMVGPSKLGAWYLLMYISFVLVAALHRPRERA